One stretch of Acidobacteriota bacterium DNA includes these proteins:
- a CDS encoding DUF4258 domain-containing protein: MALDAIARTLYLERLNRPERLRHSQSRSIRRGKRTPLAPQPLTPVDPQAFIQECVRARSIFWTYHVNMRLDRRAIPRQSILDAVDTFEVIEAYPRDKYLPSYLVFAQESRGAFHVLFGTDVLGHNVRVVTAYRPDPEEWMPDLRTRRTTR; encoded by the coding sequence ATGGCTCTCGACGCGATCGCCAGAACACTCTATCTTGAGCGGCTGAATCGCCCGGAACGATTGAGGCACAGCCAGTCGCGATCGATTCGGCGAGGCAAGAGGACTCCATTGGCACCGCAGCCCCTGACACCCGTTGACCCGCAAGCGTTCATTCAGGAGTGCGTCCGCGCCAGAAGCATTTTCTGGACCTATCACGTCAACATGCGCCTCGACCGCCGAGCCATTCCTCGGCAATCGATACTCGACGCGGTGGACACGTTCGAGGTAATCGAAGCGTATCCTCGGGACAAGTACCTCCCGAGCTACCTGGTTTTCGCACAAGAGAGCCGCGGCGCATTTCACGTGCTTTTCGGGACGGACGTCTTGGGGCATAATGTCCGCGTCGTCACGGCCTATCGACCCGACCCGGAGGAATGGATGCCGGATCTTCGGACCAGAAGAACGACGCGATGA
- a CDS encoding YgiT-type zinc finger protein produces MKCGVCGAELKPVDTDLPFKVSDRTIVILKSLPVLQCPNCAAYVIEDEVFRRVEEILDGVDGAAELEVIRFAA; encoded by the coding sequence ATGAAGTGCGGTGTTTGCGGAGCTGAACTCAAGCCGGTCGATACAGACCTGCCCTTCAAGGTTTCGGATCGGACGATTGTCATCCTGAAGAGCCTGCCGGTGCTGCAGTGCCCCAACTGCGCGGCATACGTGATCGAGGACGAGGTCTTCCGTCGAGTGGAAGAAATCCTGGATGGCGTGGACGGCGCCGCCGAGCTCGAAGTCATTCGTTTCGCCGCCTGA
- a CDS encoding sigma-54-dependent Fis family transcriptional regulator, with translation MRSSASSAPRLLVADDQPDVLESLRLLLKGEGLQSETVSSPAAILAALEEREFDVLLMDLNYARDTTSGREGLDLLSRIQSIDATLPVVVMTAWGSVDVAVEAMRRGARDFVQKPWENARLTSILNTQIELGRALRRGQRLEEENRALRDGHRLDLIARSAAMQPVVQMIERVGPSDANVLITGENGTGKGVVSQALHAVSLRAGKPMVTVNAGGLSEGVFESELFGHVKGAFTDAKADRVGRFELADGGTLFLDEIANVPLAQQTKLLRVLETGELERVGSSRTHRVNVRLISATNSDLGEEVASGRFRQDLLFRLNTIEIRLPPLRSRREDIPLLATHFLTQHAQHYRKTLTAFEPPALQALLEHAWPGNIRELDHAVERAVLMARGDTVKIADLALRAGKESATRLEEMSLEDVEAFLIKKALARYDGNVSQAAKTLGLSRSALYRRLQRYGL, from the coding sequence GTGAGATCCTCCGCGAGCAGCGCCCCGCGCCTCCTCGTCGCCGACGACCAGCCGGACGTCCTCGAATCGCTCCGCCTCCTTCTTAAGGGGGAGGGGCTCCAGAGCGAGACGGTCTCCTCCCCTGCCGCGATCCTCGCCGCCCTCGAGGAGCGCGAGTTCGACGTCCTGCTGATGGACCTGAACTACGCCCGCGACACGACGTCGGGGCGCGAGGGGCTCGACCTCCTCTCGCGCATCCAGTCGATCGACGCGACGCTCCCGGTCGTCGTCATGACCGCGTGGGGGAGCGTGGACGTGGCGGTCGAGGCGATGCGCCGGGGGGCGCGCGATTTCGTCCAGAAGCCGTGGGAGAACGCGCGGCTCACGAGCATCCTCAACACGCAGATCGAGCTGGGCCGGGCGCTGAGGCGCGGGCAGCGCCTCGAGGAGGAGAACCGCGCCCTGCGCGACGGCCACCGCCTCGACCTCATCGCGCGGAGCGCGGCGATGCAGCCCGTCGTCCAGATGATCGAGAGGGTGGGCCCGAGCGACGCGAACGTCCTCATCACGGGCGAGAACGGGACCGGGAAGGGGGTCGTCTCCCAGGCGCTCCACGCGGTGTCGCTCCGGGCGGGAAAACCGATGGTGACCGTGAACGCAGGAGGCCTCTCCGAGGGGGTCTTCGAGAGCGAGCTCTTCGGCCACGTGAAGGGGGCCTTCACGGACGCGAAGGCGGATCGCGTCGGGCGCTTCGAGCTGGCCGACGGCGGCACCCTCTTCCTCGACGAGATCGCGAACGTCCCGCTGGCGCAGCAGACCAAGCTGCTGCGCGTTCTCGAGACGGGTGAGCTCGAGCGGGTCGGCTCGTCGCGCACGCACCGCGTCAACGTGCGGCTCATCTCCGCCACCAACTCGGATCTGGGGGAGGAGGTCGCCTCCGGCCGCTTCCGGCAGGATCTCCTCTTCCGCCTCAACACGATCGAGATCCGGCTTCCGCCCCTGAGGAGCCGCCGCGAGGACATCCCGCTCCTCGCGACGCACTTCCTCACCCAGCACGCGCAGCACTACCGGAAGACGCTCACCGCGTTCGAGCCGCCCGCGCTCCAGGCGCTTCTCGAGCACGCGTGGCCCGGGAACATCCGCGAGCTGGATCACGCCGTGGAGCGCGCGGTCCTGATGGCGCGCGGCGACACCGTGAAGATCGCCGACCTCGCGCTCCGCGCCGGGAAGGAGTCGGCGACGCGCCTCGAGGAGATGAGCCTCGAGGACGTCGAGGCCTTCCTGATCAAGAAGGCCCTGGCGCGCTACGATGGGAACGTGTCACAGGCCGCCAAGACCCTCGGACTGAGCCGCAGCGCCCTCTACCGCCGCCTCCAGCGCTACGGGCTATGA
- a CDS encoding ABC transporter ATP-binding protein, with protein MISLRNVEKCYEHGVTKTFVLRRVNIEVKEGEFVSVMGPSGAGKSTLLHILGMHDAAWTGDYFFQDLPVHKMGRKERAELNKKFMGFVFQSYHLLDNLTVYENLDIPLSYRNMKKAERDSKVCDVLDRFGIVGKKDLFPTQLSGGQQQVVGVARAVIADPKIIFADEPTGNLHSDQADEIMQLFKGLNEKGTTIVQVTHSERNASYGNRVIKLKDGWVADE; from the coding sequence ATGATCTCTCTTCGCAACGTCGAGAAGTGCTACGAGCACGGGGTGACGAAGACCTTCGTGCTCCGCCGCGTGAACATCGAGGTGAAGGAGGGGGAGTTCGTCTCCGTGATGGGGCCGTCGGGGGCGGGGAAGTCGACGCTCCTCCACATCCTGGGGATGCACGACGCCGCCTGGACGGGGGACTACTTCTTCCAGGACCTCCCCGTCCACAAGATGGGGCGCAAGGAGCGCGCCGAGCTGAACAAGAAGTTCATGGGGTTCGTGTTCCAGAGCTACCACCTCCTCGACAACCTCACCGTCTACGAGAACCTCGACATCCCCCTGTCGTACCGCAACATGAAGAAGGCCGAGCGCGACAGCAAGGTCTGCGACGTCCTCGACCGCTTCGGCATCGTGGGGAAGAAGGACCTGTTCCCGACGCAGCTCTCGGGGGGGCAGCAGCAGGTGGTGGGTGTGGCGCGCGCCGTCATCGCCGACCCGAAGATCATCTTCGCCGACGAGCCCACGGGAAACCTGCACTCGGACCAGGCCGACGAGATCATGCAGCTCTTCAAGGGGCTCAACGAGAAGGGGACCACGATCGTGCAGGTCACCCACTCCGAGCGCAACGCCTCGTACGGGAACCGGGTCATCAAGCTCAAGGACGGGTGGGTCGCCGATGAGTAG
- a CDS encoding PAS domain-containing sensor histidine kinase produces MTPGSAPARSKLTHDRHLLYLALSAGLPGSFIALVMLWFGDHTPKVQWTLTTLIVSLWLGFAFSVRRNAVLPLQTLSNLIAALREGDFSIRARGGRRDDPLGEAMTEVNALSEMLREQRLGSIEATAFLSKVMGEIDVAIFAFDGERKLRLVNGVGERLLGRSAERLIGRDADELGLDSCLEGETPRLLSFAFPGGAGRWELRASTFRERGLPHQLVVLSDLSRALRAEERQAWQRLIRVIGHELNNSLAPIRSLAGSLESLVARAAKDHESDEDMRRGLAIIGARADSLARFMDAYARLAKLPPPLLQATEIGGLVRRVVALETRLAIDLAPGPVLPIQADPDQLEQLLINLFKNAVEAALETGGGVRAGWTKLPAPRDGASPPFLEIWIDDDGPGLSNTANLFVPFFTTKPGGSGIGLVLCRQIAEAHGGSIVLENRRGAGGCTARLRLRV; encoded by the coding sequence ATGACCCCCGGCTCCGCGCCGGCCCGCTCGAAGCTCACCCACGATCGGCATCTCCTCTACCTCGCCCTCTCCGCCGGCCTTCCCGGCTCGTTCATCGCCCTGGTCATGCTCTGGTTCGGCGATCACACTCCAAAGGTCCAGTGGACTCTCACGACGCTCATCGTCTCTCTCTGGCTCGGCTTCGCCTTCTCGGTGCGAAGGAACGCCGTGCTCCCGCTCCAGACCCTCTCGAACCTGATCGCGGCCCTGCGCGAGGGGGACTTCTCGATCCGCGCGCGCGGCGGGCGGCGCGACGACCCCCTGGGCGAGGCGATGACCGAGGTGAACGCCCTCAGCGAGATGCTCAGGGAGCAGCGGCTCGGGTCGATCGAGGCCACCGCCTTCCTCAGCAAGGTGATGGGGGAGATCGACGTCGCCATCTTCGCCTTCGACGGCGAGAGGAAGCTGCGGCTCGTCAACGGCGTCGGCGAGCGCCTTCTCGGGCGCTCGGCCGAGAGGCTCATCGGCCGCGACGCCGACGAGCTCGGCCTCGACTCGTGCCTCGAGGGGGAGACGCCGCGCCTTCTCAGCTTCGCCTTCCCCGGCGGGGCGGGAAGATGGGAGCTCCGCGCGAGCACCTTCCGTGAGCGCGGCCTCCCGCACCAGCTCGTCGTCCTCTCCGACCTCAGCCGCGCGCTGCGGGCCGAGGAGCGCCAGGCGTGGCAGCGCCTCATCCGCGTCATCGGCCACGAGCTGAACAACTCCCTCGCGCCGATCCGCTCCCTCGCGGGCAGCCTCGAGAGCCTCGTCGCGCGCGCCGCGAAGGACCACGAGTCCGACGAGGACATGCGGAGGGGGCTCGCCATCATCGGCGCCCGCGCCGACTCGCTCGCCCGCTTCATGGACGCCTACGCCCGACTTGCGAAGCTCCCGCCGCCGTTGCTCCAGGCCACCGAGATCGGCGGCCTCGTGCGCCGCGTCGTCGCCCTCGAGACGCGCCTCGCGATCGATCTCGCCCCCGGGCCGGTGCTGCCGATCCAGGCCGACCCCGATCAGCTCGAGCAGCTCCTCATCAACCTCTTCAAGAACGCCGTCGAGGCGGCCCTTGAGACCGGGGGAGGGGTGCGCGCGGGGTGGACGAAGCTCCCGGCTCCCCGCGACGGCGCGAGCCCCCCCTTCCTCGAGATCTGGATCGACGACGACGGCCCCGGCCTCTCGAACACCGCAAACCTCTTCGTCCCCTTCTTCACGACGAAGCCGGGGGGCTCGGGGATCGGCCTCGTCCTGTGCCGCCAGATCGCCGAGGCGCACGGGGGGTCGATCGTGCTCGAGAACCGGCGCGGCGCGGGAGGGTGCACGGCGAGGCTGAGGCTCCGGGTGTAG